A window of the Vicinamibacteria bacterium genome harbors these coding sequences:
- a CDS encoding M55 family metallopeptidase, with product MRYRLSFLLLVSLGLSRGADAQIKIYVSADMEGVTGAVTDEQLGPDGFEYQRFRSFMTQEVLAAIRGARAAGATQILVSDSHGNGQNLLIDELPEDVQVVRSWPRPLGMMEGIDESFHAVLFIGYHSSTSNPDGVRAHTFSSATLTDVRLDGRSVAEADFNAAIAGHFGVPVVMISGDDAIVAEAKAKIGDLEGAVVKWARSFHSARTLTPQAGYKVIEAAAKRGVERRSEIPPLRSAGPVALEVSFKHYRQTELLAYLPMVQRIDSHSIRFEARDILEASRFMQFVNGYQPGLSP from the coding sequence ATGCGATACCGACTCTCGTTCCTGTTGCTTGTTTCGTTAGGGCTGAGCCGAGGCGCCGACGCGCAGATCAAGATCTACGTATCCGCTGACATGGAAGGGGTCACCGGGGCGGTGACGGACGAACAACTCGGTCCCGATGGATTCGAGTATCAGCGGTTCCGCTCGTTCATGACCCAGGAGGTCCTCGCGGCGATCCGGGGGGCGCGCGCCGCGGGGGCCACCCAGATCCTCGTGAGCGACTCGCACGGAAACGGACAGAACCTCCTCATCGACGAGCTGCCCGAGGACGTACAGGTCGTACGCTCGTGGCCTCGGCCGCTGGGGATGATGGAGGGTATCGACGAGAGCTTCCACGCGGTGCTCTTCATTGGCTACCACAGCTCGACGTCGAATCCCGACGGAGTGCGGGCCCACACCTTCTCGAGCGCAACCCTTACTGACGTTCGACTCGACGGCCGCTCGGTCGCCGAAGCCGACTTCAACGCGGCGATCGCGGGTCACTTCGGCGTGCCCGTGGTCATGATCTCGGGCGATGACGCGATCGTGGCCGAAGCCAAGGCCAAGATCGGCGACCTGGAAGGGGCGGTCGTCAAGTGGGCGAGAAGCTTTCACTCGGCGCGCACGTTGACTCCCCAAGCCGGCTACAAGGTCATCGAAGCCGCCGCGAAACGGGGTGTCGAGCGGCGAAGCGAGATCCCTCCTCTCCGTTCGGCGGGACCGGTCGCGCTCGAGGTGAGCTTCAAGCACTATCGGCAGACCGAGCTACTCGCTTATCTCCCGATGGTCCAGCGTATCGACTCGCACAGCATCCGTTTCGAGGCGCGCGATATCCTCGAGGCGTCCCGCTTCATGCAGTTCGTGAACGGCTACCAACCCGGGCTCTCGCCTTAG
- a CDS encoding DUF3052 domain-containing protein has protein sequence MAGYSGTPLPQKLGIKEGHRVGLLDEPDDFAKTLGRLPQDVSIVPASRGRDFDIVLFFVTNPARLASRLPTIKKKMSPETALWVCWPKKSSPLATDLDENGVRAAGLASGIVDVKICAVDEDWSGLKFVYRVKDRPQVSKARKK, from the coding sequence ATGGCCGGTTACTCGGGTACGCCGCTCCCTCAGAAGCTCGGGATCAAGGAAGGCCATCGCGTCGGCCTGCTCGACGAGCCGGACGATTTCGCAAAAACCCTGGGACGACTGCCCCAGGACGTCTCGATCGTGCCTGCTAGTCGAGGACGCGATTTCGACATCGTTCTCTTCTTCGTGACCAACCCGGCGCGTCTTGCGTCTCGGCTTCCCACGATCAAGAAGAAGATGTCCCCCGAGACCGCGCTCTGGGTTTGCTGGCCGAAAAAGAGCTCGCCGCTCGCCACCGACCTCGACGAGAATGGGGTCCGCGCTGCCGGCCTCGCCTCCGGTATCGTCGACGTCAAGATCTGCGCGGTCGACGAGGACTGGTCGGGCCTGAAATTCGTCTACCGCGTGAAGGACCGGCCCCAGGTCAGCAAAGCTCGAAAGAAGTAG
- a CDS encoding tetratricopeptide repeat protein, which translates to MSEERVRKLRELLAKAPNDSMTRYMLANELFKSAQYEEAADELEAYVGKDSDEGAAYRLLAEAYRRLNRLDEARWALRKGIDSARSHHHDGMADELEDRLKDLG; encoded by the coding sequence GTGTCCGAGGAACGTGTTCGGAAGTTGCGCGAGCTGTTGGCGAAGGCGCCCAATGATTCGATGACGCGGTACATGCTCGCGAACGAGCTGTTCAAGAGCGCCCAGTACGAAGAAGCTGCGGACGAGCTCGAGGCCTACGTAGGCAAGGACTCTGACGAGGGAGCCGCCTACCGCCTTCTCGCCGAGGCCTATCGGAGGCTGAACCGACTCGACGAGGCCCGTTGGGCCCTCCGAAAAGGAATCGATTCGGCGCGATCGCACCACCACGACGGCATGGCCGACGAGCTCGAGGACCGGTTGAAGGATCTCGGATGA
- a CDS encoding alpha/beta fold hydrolase, with the protein MKVPVVSREGTPLGDVSLSIAGKESAPTVVIAHGAGGTMDTPSIVSLQMSLAAAGTTAVRFNFLYTENKKRTPDKPTTLVDTWRSVADWVRAELRPTKLFLGGRSMGGRMASHLVAEGYPCDGLVFLAYPLHPPGKRDRQRKDHLAAIRAPMLFVSGTRDSFADLDLLEPLVATLGAKLHLVEGADHGHKVPKKYGKTAAEVDAEVLRAVLEFVSGR; encoded by the coding sequence GTGAAGGTTCCCGTTGTCTCCCGGGAAGGGACGCCTCTCGGGGACGTTTCGCTCTCGATTGCCGGCAAGGAGTCTGCACCAACCGTCGTCATCGCTCACGGGGCAGGGGGTACGATGGACACGCCTTCCATCGTTTCGCTCCAGATGAGTCTGGCCGCGGCCGGAACCACCGCCGTTCGCTTCAATTTTCTGTACACTGAGAACAAGAAGCGTACTCCCGACAAGCCAACGACGCTCGTCGACACCTGGCGATCGGTGGCCGATTGGGTCCGCGCCGAGCTCAGGCCGACGAAGCTCTTTCTCGGCGGCCGATCGATGGGGGGACGAATGGCTTCCCATCTCGTTGCCGAGGGCTACCCGTGCGATGGTCTCGTGTTCCTCGCCTATCCGCTCCATCCCCCGGGAAAGAGAGACCGCCAGAGGAAGGACCACCTCGCGGCAATCCGTGCGCCGATGTTGTTCGTCAGCGGGACGAGAGACTCCTTTGCCGATCTCGATCTGCTCGAGCCGCTGGTCGCAACTTTGGGCGCGAAGCTCCATCTCGTCGAGGGGGCCGATCACGGTCACAAGGTTCCCAAGAAGTATGGTAAGACGGCAGCCGAAGTCGATGCGGAGGTCCTTCGGGCTGTGCTCGAGTTCGTGTCGGGGAGGTGA